Proteins co-encoded in one Neofelis nebulosa isolate mNeoNeb1 chromosome 2, mNeoNeb1.pri, whole genome shotgun sequence genomic window:
- the NRAS gene encoding GTPase NRas: MTEYKLVVVGAGGVGKSALTIQLIQNHFVDEYDPTIEDSYRKQVVIDGETCLLDILDTAGQEEYSAMRDQYMRTGEGFLCVFAINNSKSFADINLYREQIKRVKDSDDVPMVLVGNKCDLPTRTVDTKQAHELAKSYGIPFIETSAKTRQGVEDAFYTLVREIRQYRMKKLNSSDDGTQGCMGLPCVVM; encoded by the exons ATGACTGAGTACAAACTGGTGGTGGTTGGAGCAGGTGGTGTTGGGAAAAGCGCACTGACAATCCAGCTAATCCAGAACCACTTTGTAGATGAATATGATCCCACCATAGAG GATTCTTACCGAAAACAGGTGGTTATAGACGGTGAAACCTGTCTGTTGGACATACTGGATACAGCTGGTCAAGAAGAGTACAGTGCCATGAGAGACCAATACATGAGGACAGGCGAAGGCTTCCTCTGTGTATTTGCCATCAACAATAGCAAATCATTTGCAGATATTAACCTTTACAG ggaACAGATTAAGCGAGTAAAAGACTCCGATGATGTACCTATGGTGCTAGTAGGAAACAAGTGTGATTTGCCAACAAGGACCGTCGACACAAAACAAGCCCATGAACTGGCCAAGAGTTATGGGATTCCATTCATTGAAACCTCAGCCAAGACCAGACAG GGTGTTGAAGATGCCTTTTACACACTGGTAAGAGAAATACGTCAGTACCGAATGAAGAAACTCAACAGCAGTGATGATGGGACTCAAGGTTGTATGGGGTTACCGTGTGTGGTGATGTAA
- the CSDE1 gene encoding cold shock domain-containing protein E1 isoform X3 translates to MSFDPNLLHNNGHNGYPNGTSAALRETGVIEKLLTSYGFIQCSERQARLFFHCSQYNGNLQDLKVGDDVEFEVSSDRRTGKPIAVKLVKIKPEILPEERMNGQVVCAVPHNLESKSPAAPGQSPTGSVCYERNGEVFYLTYTPEDVEGNVQLETGDKINFVIDNNKHTGAVSARNIMLLKKKQARCQGVVCAMKEAFGFIERGDIVKEIFFHYSEFKGDLETLQPGDDVEFTIKDRNGKEVATDVRLLPQGTVIFEDISIEHFEGTVTKVIPKVPSKNQNDPLPGRIKVDFVIPKELPFGDKDTKSKVTLLEGDHVRFNISTDRRDKLERATNIEVLSNTFQFTNEAREMGVIAAMRDGFGFIKCVDRDARMFFHFSEILDGNQLHIADEVEFTVVPDMLSAQRNHAIRIKKLPKGTVSFHSHSDHRFLGTVEKEATFSNPKTTSPNKGKEKEAEDGVIAYDDCGVKLTIAFQAKDVEGSTSPQIGDKVEFSISDKQRPGQQIATCVRLLGRNSNSKRLLGYVATLKDNFGFIETANHDKEIFFHYSEFSGDVDSLELGDMVEYSLSKGKGNKVSAEKVNKTHSVNGITEEADPTIYSGKVIRPLRSVDPTQTEYQGMIEIVEEGDMKGEVYPFGIVGMANKGDCLQKGESVKFQLCVLGQNAQTMAYNITPLRRATVECVKDQFGFINYEVGDSKKLFFHVKEVQDGIELQAGDEVEFSVILNQRTGKCSACNVWRVCEGPKAVAAPRPDRLVNRLKNITLDDASAPRLMVLRQPRGPDNSMGFGAERKIRQAGVID, encoded by the exons atGATGTTGAATTTGAAGTATCATCTGACCGGCGGACTGGGAAACCCATTGCTGTTAAACTGGTGAAGATAAAACCAGAAATCCTCCCTGAAGAACGAATGAATGGACAA GTTGTGTGCGCTGTTCCTCACAACTTAGAGAGTAAATCTCCAGCTGCCCCGGGTCAGAGTCCAACAGGGAGTGTATGCTACGAACGTAATGGG GAAGTGTTTTATCTGACTTACACCCCTGAAGATGTCGAAGGGAACGTTCAGCTGGAAACCGgagataaaataaactttgtaatTGATAACAATAAACa TACTGGTGCTGTAAGTGCTCGTAACATTATGCTGTTGAAAAAGAAGCAAGCCCGCTGTCAGGGAGTAGTTTGTGCCATGAAG GAGGCGTTTGGCTTTATTGAAAGAGGTGATATCGTAAAAGAGATATTCTTTCACTATAGTGAATTTAAGGGTGACTTAGAAACCTTACAGCCTGGAGATGACGTGGAATTCACAATCAAGGACAGAAAT GGTAAAGAAGTTGCAACAGATGTCAGACTATTGCCTCAAGGAACAGTCATTTTTGAAGATATCAGCATTGAACATTTTGAAGGAACTGTAACCAAAGTAATCCCAAAAGTACCCAGTAAAAACCAG AATGACCCATTGCCAGGACGCATCAAAGTTGATTTTGTGATTCCTAAAGAGCTTCCTTTTGGAGACAAAGATACAAAATCCAAGGTGACCCTGCTGGAAGGCGACCATGTTAGGTTTAATATTTCAACAGACCGACGTGACAAATTAGAACGAGCAACCAACATAGAAGTTCTATCAAATACGTTTCAGTTCACTAATGAAGCCAGAGAGATG GGTGTAATTGCTGCCATGAGAGATGGATTTGGTTTCATCAAGTGTGTGGATCGTGATGCTCGTATGTTCTTCCACTTCAGTGAAATTCTGGATGGGAATCAGCTCCATATTGCAGATGAAGTAGAGTTTACTGTGGTTCCT GATATGCTCTCTGCCCAAAGAAATCATGCTATTAGGATTAAAAAGCTTCCCAAGGGCACGGTTTCGTTCCATTCCCATTCAGATCATCGTTTTCTGGGCACTGTAGAAAAAGAAGCCACTTTCTCTAATCCTAAAACCACTAGCCcaaataaaggcaaagaaaag GAGGCTGAGGATGGTGTTATTGCCTATGATGATTGTGGGGTGAAATTGACTATTGCTTTTCAAGCCAAGGATGTGGAAGGATCTACTTCTCCTCAAATAGGAGATAAG GTTGAATTTAGTATTAGTGACAAACAGAGGCCTGGACAGCAGATTGCAACTTGTGTTCGACTTTTAGGTCGTAATTCCAACTCCAAGAGGCTCTTGGGTTATGTGGCAactctgaaggataattttggaTTTATTGAAACAGCTAATCATGATAAGGAAATCTTTTTCCATTACAG tGAGTTCTCTGGTGATGTCGATAGCTTGGAACTGGGGGACATGGTCGAGTATAGCTTGTCcaaaggcaaaggcaacaaaGTCAGTGcagaaaaagtgaacaaaacacaCTCAG TGAATGGCATTACTGAGGAAGCTGATCCCACCATCTACTCTGGTAAAGTCATTCGCCCCTTGAGGAGTGTTGATCCAACACAGACTGAGTACCAAGGAATGATTGAGATTGTGGAGGAAG GGGATATGAAAGGTGAAGTCTATCCATTTGGCATAGTTGGGATGGCCAACAAAGGAGATTGCCTGCAGAAAGGGGAAAGTGTCAAGTTCCAGTTGTGTGTTCTGGGCCAAAATGCACAGACTATGGCCTATAACATCACACCCCTGCGTAGGGCCACAGTGGAGTGTGTGAAAGATCAG ttTGGCTTCATTAACTATGAAGTAGGAGATAGCAAGAAGCTCTTCTTCCATGTGAAAGAAGTTCAAGATGGCATTGAGCTACAGGCTGGAGATGAGGTGGAATTCTCAGTGATTCTTAATCAGCGCACTGGCAAGTGCAGTGCTTGTAATGTTTGGCGAGTCTG TGAGGGCCCCAAGGCTGTTGCAGCTCCACGACCTGATAGGTTGGTCAATCGCTTGAAGAACATCACCCTGGATGATGCCAGTGCTCCTCGCCTAATGGTTCTTCGTCAGCCAAGGGGACCAGATAACTCAATG GGATTTGGTGCAGAAAGAAAGATTCGTCAAGCTGGTGTCATTGACTAA